The Nerophis ophidion isolate RoL-2023_Sa linkage group LG20, RoL_Noph_v1.0, whole genome shotgun sequence genomic interval GTAACACAAAGATAAAACTTCAATGGGAAATAATAACCAATAAAAGTATGTCAAACAAACTTTTAACAAAGTAATCgctgcaaactcatgcattctttGAGTCTGCTCCTTTGTACTGGAGTGTGAGCTGCTTTCTTGTTGTAACGGCACTTGTTGTCCATATatattagaattaagttcatgtatGAGCTCTAGGGCTGGCAATTATGACCAAAGTAATAATTAAGgttattgttatcaatattgaagtcggcagcacggtggaagaggagttagtgcatctgcctcacaatacaaagatttagtagtcctgggttcaatcccgggctcgggatctttctgtatggagtttgcatgttctccccgtgactgcgtgggttccatccgagtactccggcttcctcccacctccaaaaacatgcacctggggataggttgattggcaacactaaattagccctagtgtgtgcatgtgagggtgaatgttatctgtctatctgtgttgcccctgcgatgaggtggcgacttgtccagggtgtaaattaccttccgcccaaatgcagctgagataggttccagcgaccccctTCCAACCCAataggtacaagcggtagaaaatagatggatggaatattgaagtcatgattactgattgttagataaagcagtgttggggtgtgaacgtaataccatcatgtactttgtaatgtctaataaaaagttTCATGATAAACTTTATCCATATATCTAaagacaaatattattttttttcattctttaatGATATAAACTTGTCAACATTTTGTCATTagatgatgcctttatctctatttttacatttttatatatgatgttttttttttattattatttgttaatttttttaagttatatatatttatatttacatgtagagGCTGTATCGGGACAGATTCATTAATTACATTGTGTTATTATTATATGAGGTGAAAGTTGTGTAAATGTTTTCCCTCTGAAAAAAGATACAAAGCATTAATTAAAATGTCAAAAGGACTATGACATCCAGTGATAAGCGAATgttaacttttgaccacaactgtttatctaactttttttttgtcactgtgggttttgattttttgtttttgtaggtAGAGAGCAACATGGTTTTATAGATCTGGAGATGCTTCCACCAGAATTAGGCATAACCATATTGTCGTACCTGAATGCTACTGATCTGTGTCTGGCCGGGTGTGTGTGGCAGGACCTAGGAAATGATGAATATCTCTGGCAGGGGTAAGGAGATTTAAGTCTGGTTTCTGTTCCTtatttgtgttactaaacagCTTTGGCTTTTTACCACATGTTTGTAGTAAATGTCCGTTCCCCCCATCTTTTCTAAATGAGTCTTTTTGACAACTCTTGTGTGTGGATCTCCCAGGCTCTGTAAGTCCACATGGGGTCACTGCTCCATCTACAACAGAAGGCTGCCTGCTGGTTTCTCATATAGAAGACTGTATCTACAACTAGATGAAGGCAGCCTTACATTCAACGCAAACCCACAGGAGGTAACACATGCCAAACATCAAAGATCACTCGTGCCCCAGCCTATGCTCCTGTGTCTGGATCGTCCGATGCACTGAGGCCCCTTGTAAGGCTGCATGATGTATGATCTGTCTGTGTCTCTTCCCCTATAGGGTATCAGTTACTTCATGTCTAAAGGCATACTCGTGGATCACCCTACAGAGCTGGCTAAGTTCATCTTCTACACCCGACGGCTCAACTGGAAGATGCTGAGGATTTATCTGGACGAAAGGTTTGCAcagagatacacacacacatgcttaaAAAAAACCTAATTGGCGCCATAGTTTACATTAGGACATTTCTTAATTTTTTAATGgatatatttaaatgtaaaaaataaaccccTCTATCATACATAGTAGAATTATATAATTTCTGACAATAATGTATGAAAAAGACATATATGCACATAAAATTGTAAAGTAATATTATTTACATACAGTCATACACAGTAATTTCAAAAGGGAGGAGAGGCAAGTTAAAGATGAATGATAATAACACAATGATCattgattaaaaatgtatattaagtgttcaaacaaaaataaatgttgtttgtGTGATTTTCAAATAATGAACTTATCAGATCTGTTGTCtctaaattgtgtgtgtgtgtgtgtgtgtgtgtgtgtgtgtgtgtgtgtgtgcgtgcgtgcgtgcgtgcgtgcgtgtgtgtgtgtgtatatatgtacatgtgcgtacgtatatatgtgtgtaaatatatatatatatatatattaatatatatatatattttatatatatatatatatatatatatatactcacacacatatatttaaacacacacatatgtatgtgtgtgtatgtatatatatttatacacatgcaaatatatatgtatgtatatatttatatatatatgtgtaaatactgtgtgtgtatgtaattaCACAGTATATTTTCTAGCGACTCGGTTGAAAAGCCGAAAACTTAACATTGCATCTTCTTGTGTGTGCAGGCGTGACGTTTTGGATGAGCTCGTGACCCTTCATAACTTCAGCAATCAGTTCCTTCCCAACGCTCTGAGGGATTTCTTCAGACACATTCATGCGCCTGAGGAGAGGGGAGAGTATCTGGAAACGCTCATCACCAAATTTAGCCACCGGTTTTGTATCTGCAACCCCGGTCTTGTTCGTGATCTGGGTCTGAGCCCTGGTTAGTGCACAGCTGCTACCACACAAACAGAACACCAAACTACttcagtattttattttattctattttttttaactatttgttaCCAAATATATTAAATTCATATAGTTGtaatattattcttatttttgttttttcaaatacatatgtattttatatttaacatAATAAGTCTGTTTCACTCAGTGTATAGTTGCAAAAAATGACAGACAGGAATTAAAGTTAATTGTTACGATATAGACATTttaatgaaaaatgtgaaaacaaTGTTATGCTCCCGgaattcatttatttataaaaatgttgTCACAATATCCCAGGTAAAAGATAAAAGGATTGCCGGTAAGTATAGAATCAATAGATCAATAATTAAGGCATTTCcaaaaaggaataggaagaacTTGAGCTTATTTAATACTACCCCTTACCCATTTCTCTGCAATTGCTATCTTAAAAATGTTTAGGGTCACTCTGAAAAGAATAGGTTACCAGGGGAAAAATAATTGCATAGTTTTATTCCACAATTATTATCAAAAATCACTTTTTTACTCTACCAGAATTATGTTATAATGCTTCAGCTAttattgttgttgatttttttttaaatttaaaactgGAAAAATTTTATACACACTATTAATTTTATTCAGTAAGATGTATTCCTAAGCATCAATGTTGTCAAAGCCAAAGTAGGCTGTATAAAATATGAACTTAGTCGATTATTATGTGTGAAAAAAGGACTACTTGTTCACAAGCCGTATCATCTTATATGACCCACCAAACCCTGGAAACAATAAGCGTATAGTAAGCGTTGTACTTTTCTGACTATATGTTCTCAATCTTTacattttgagagaaaaaaatacatgtactgcctgcaattgtatatattttatacttTAATATGATCTTATAATGCACCAAATATTTCATTTTCATACATTGCAGACAgtttttgttagaataaaaataaatacttatctGCTTGATACATGATCTTAAAAGTAAGTTACCCATCAAATTGACAATAAATTATACGGTAAAAGTTTTTCTGTtctaaaaacagtggtactgtttttttcccccaatttaCAGCAAAACACCATAAAACAACATTGGTAGAgtttactaaaaaaaattgtggtaccatttttccatttaaagCAATGTGCTATAAAATCATtgtaaattttacggtaaaattcaggCAATTGACCTGCCTGATTTTTTATTTACTGTGtaagtaaaaaaatatgataatcaGATGCATTGTTAATTGATGAGGCAAAtccttatacatatatatccatataataTTATCTTTTTCAAATGGCCCTCTGAAGGCAGCCATAAttgtaaaatgagtttgacagccttaatctttgtttatttacaaaataatagtttttaaTTTCTATTTTTAAAAGGGACATAACAAAAAACTTGCTGTACATTGGATTGCTTTTATCGTATTTACTAAACAAGGCATGAACAATATGAGTTATTGAGACCATTGCATCCTTAAGTTTTCTTTTTGTATGCTTGGAACCTCTTTCATATCACAAGGCCCCTTTTTCTTCAGTTGTCCAACATGTGTCACTGTCATTCAGCAAATAGGGAGGGAAATGCCGGCAAAAAGGAGGTAGCATTATCAACAAATCCCAACATCTCTAACTAAACTGTCTTCCTCACCAGGCCATGCTGAAGCCATCTGTAATACTTACTTGTGTGATTAGTGGACTTAGTGTAATGGCTTGTAGACCACGGATGAATGGCTGCTGCCTCTGAACCTCTTTTTCATGTCTTTTGggaagggaaatttaaaatgtgtCTCCTTCAACGTATCCCGGAGTTTTACCGCAATATTTATGTGACAATGGGTGGTTGGTTGGACATTAGGTGCAGAGACAAAGTAAGAACAACTTTTTTTCTTGTAAGCTCACAGGTATTGTCACATGACAAAATGTTTTCTTTATGTTTCTCAGGGACTTTGTGAGCTCAAGTCAAGCGCAAAGCTGACACATTTAAAAAGGATCTTCATTTCTGATCATTGTCGACATCTCTGCCATCAAGTTCTCTGATCACATGTCCCGCTTTGTGCTTGCAGACGCCGTGTACGTGCTGTGCTACAGTCTGATCCTGCTGTCCATCGATCTAACCAGTCCTCACGTCAAAAACAAAATGTCAAAGAGGGAGTTCATCAGGAACACTCGGCGGGCGGCACATAATGTCTCGGATGACTTTGTGGGCCATCTTTACGACAACATTTACCTGATCGGCCACGTAGCGGCGTAGCTCCACCCAGCAGCTGTCTGGTACAAAAAAAATCCTCACACTGCACCCAAGAGTATGAACCAATGACTGGGTTCCTCCACGTCTCTGGAATGTTTGAAGAAAACACATGCCTTCAAGTCCTTCCAGGAGCATACGAACAAATGACTTTATTAGATCATTTACCGCGGCACTGTGGGAGAGACGATGCTACCAAAATGATTTATGTAATATTTGAAATGTTTCTACTAAGCTAAGGCAGAGGAGGATGGTTTAAATTCAAACCATTACGACACGCTCTGGCACTGCACTGATGCCCAAGTACTACTAAAGTGGTGGAAGGATGAATCCTCACAACCTT includes:
- the fbxo8 gene encoding F-box only protein 8, translating into MGQALWRLPPRQQQQLQEELAGRLADSGGVRREQARDGQPIRRVPPQCYGPDIYHLLKTRRGGREQHGFIDLEMLPPELGITILSYLNATDLCLAGCVWQDLGNDEYLWQGLCKSTWGHCSIYNRRLPAGFSYRRLYLQLDEGSLTFNANPQEGISYFMSKGILVDHPTELAKFIFYTRRLNWKMLRIYLDERRDVLDELVTLHNFSNQFLPNALRDFFRHIHAPEERGEYLETLITKFSHRFCICNPGLVRDLGLSPDAVYVLCYSLILLSIDLTSPHVKNKMSKREFIRNTRRAAHNVSDDFVGHLYDNIYLIGHVAA